In a single window of the Pseudomonadota bacterium genome:
- a CDS encoding alpha/beta hydrolase fold domain-containing protein, translating into MNFDGTNLKRICLTMAAWSTVFIAITLTGCSGSSGNAISTKVGLYSRNIAVDSVTRKYAYYVPDELGDGSHPLVVELHGGGVYIEDMTGESGHKTPYKLWMDIADREKFIVVYPEGLNGTYKKPTWNDCRENAIVSSDADDVHFISALIDEISSSYNIDPNRIYVSGTSNGGIMALRLAIELSDRIAAVAATVAAMPDVSSCASPVEPISVLFMNGTNDNNLPYDGGTIGNPPNPDHGTVYSTDVSVNIWTTVNETDTSPTIYSFPDIDTEDGGIVTKYTYSNGINGTEVILYNVLGGGHSAPSIVEQYSALFELYFNKQNHDIEMTTEVWNFFKNNTLNY; encoded by the coding sequence ATGAATTTCGATGGAACTAATCTTAAAAGAATCTGTTTGACCATGGCGGCGTGGTCTACTGTTTTCATTGCAATTACATTAACGGGTTGTTCCGGCTCTTCCGGTAATGCCATAAGTACTAAAGTGGGGCTATATAGTAGGAACATCGCAGTTGATTCAGTAACAAGAAAATATGCTTATTACGTGCCGGATGAGTTAGGCGACGGGTCACATCCATTGGTCGTTGAGTTACATGGCGGTGGTGTTTACATTGAAGATATGACAGGAGAAAGCGGCCATAAAACACCTTATAAACTATGGATGGATATTGCTGATAGAGAGAAATTTATTGTAGTTTATCCCGAGGGATTAAATGGTACATACAAAAAACCAACTTGGAATGATTGTCGTGAAAATGCAATAGTATCTTCAGATGCAGATGACGTCCATTTCATTTCCGCATTAATAGATGAAATATCATCGTCATACAACATTGATCCCAACAGAATTTATGTTTCCGGCACATCGAATGGCGGGATAATGGCCTTAAGGCTCGCAATAGAATTATCAGACAGAATTGCAGCTGTTGCTGCAACGGTAGCTGCAATGCCGGATGTTTCGTCATGCGCATCACCTGTTGAACCTATTTCTGTTTTGTTTATGAATGGTACAAATGACAATAATTTACCATATGATGGTGGTACGATTGGAAATCCACCCAACCCTGATCACGGCACTGTATATTCAACGGATGTTTCGGTAAATATATGGACAACTGTTAATGAAACCGATACGAGCCCAACGATCTATAGTTTTCCGGATATAGACACAGAAGATGGTGGAATTGTCACAAAATATACATATTCAAACGGTATTAACGGAACTGAAGTTATATTATATAATGTTTTAGGTGGGGGGCATTCTGCCCCGAGCATTGTTGAACAATATTCTGCATTGTTTGAGCTATATTTCAACAAGCAAAACCACGATATTGAGATGACAACGGAAGTTTGGAATTTTTTTAAGAATAATACATTAAATTATTGA
- a CDS encoding methyltransferase domain-containing protein — MNDWNPNLYMQFRSERTQPSIDLISKIISVEPKSIIDVGCGPGNSTQVLVNRWPKAKITGLDNSSAMIQKAKHDYPNQEWIVTDALTYESEIKYDIVFSNAAIQWIPNHENLLKKFHGSLKDEGLLAIQIPLFWDMPLGKVINETANDIRWKDQMEGIADLFTIHNYSFYYDHLSSLFNSIDIWETNYLHILDSHIAIIEMMRSTGMKPYLEKLDNDLDINQFEKKVLIGIKKAYPKQKNGKVLLPFKRLFFIGYKSQG; from the coding sequence ATGAACGACTGGAATCCAAACTTGTATATGCAATTTAGATCAGAAAGAACCCAGCCCTCAATTGATTTGATCTCTAAAATTATTTCAGTTGAACCAAAATCAATTATTGATGTCGGTTGTGGACCAGGGAACAGTACGCAAGTTTTGGTTAATCGCTGGCCAAAGGCCAAAATAACTGGCTTAGATAATTCATCAGCAATGATACAAAAGGCTAAGCATGATTATCCGAATCAAGAATGGATTGTAACAGATGCTTTAACTTACGAGTCTGAAATCAAATATGATATTGTTTTTTCAAATGCAGCGATTCAATGGATACCAAATCACGAAAACTTGCTGAAAAAGTTTCATGGATCACTCAAAGATGAAGGTTTACTTGCAATTCAAATCCCGCTTTTTTGGGACATGCCACTGGGAAAGGTTATCAATGAAACAGCCAATGATATCCGCTGGAAGGATCAAATGGAGGGCATTGCAGATCTTTTCACAATTCATAATTATTCATTTTATTACGATCATCTATCCAGCCTATTCAATTCAATAGATATTTGGGAGACAAACTATCTTCATATACTGGATAGCCATATAGCAATAATAGAAATGATGAGAAGCACAGGCATGAAACCTTATTTAGAAAAGTTAGATAATGATTTGGACATAAATCAATTTGAAAAAAAAGTTTTAATAGGAATTAAAAAAGCGTATCCAAAACAAAAAAACGGTAAAGTCTTATTGCCATTCAAGAGATTGTTTTTCATAGGATACAAATCACAAGGCTAA